In the genome of Conger conger chromosome 8, fConCon1.1, whole genome shotgun sequence, one region contains:
- the LOC133134810 gene encoding protein Wnt-7b-like has protein sequence MIIFSSRSVLLSVYYPQIFLILTSGSYLALSSVVALGTNIICNKIPGLAPRQRAICHSRPDAIIVIGEGAQLGVNECQYQFRHSRWNCSALGERTVFGQELRVGSREAAFTYAITAAGVAHAVTAWCSRGALSGCGCEREQQGVYTREGGWRWGGCSADLQYGLQISRRFVDAREIKKNARRLMNLHNNEAGRKVLEEQMKLECKCHGVSGSCTTRTCWTTLPQFREVGWALRGRYERAVQVEAVRAGWLRQPTFLRVKKAQSYRKPADTDLVYIERSPSYCEQDGVTGSLGTQGRVCNRTSPHPDGCQLLCCGRGYNTHQYTRVWQCNCKFQWCCFVRCNSCSERTEVFTCK, from the exons ATGATCATCTTCTCGTCCCGCAGCGTGCTGCTCTCCGTGTACTACCCGCAGATATTCCTCATCCTCACTAGCGGCAGCTACCT ggcgTTGTCCTCAGTGGTGGCCCTGGGGACCAACATCATCTGCAACAAGATCCCCGGGCTGGCCCCCCGGCAGCGAGCCATCTGCCACAGCCGGCCGGACGCCATCATCGTGATCGGCGAGGGCGCCCAGCTGGGCGTCAACGAGTGCCAGTACCAGTTCCGCCACAGCCGCTGGAACTGTTCGGCCCTGGGGGAGCGGACCGTGTTCGGCCAGGAGCTCCGAGTCG gtAGCCGGGAGGCGGCGTTCACCTATGCCATCACGGCGGCGGGCGTGGCCCACGCAGTGACAGCGTGGTGCAGCCGGGGGGCGCTGAGTGGCTGTGGGTGTGAGCGGGAGCAGCAGGGCGTGTACACGCGGGAGGGCGGCTGGAGGTGGGGGGGCTGCTCCGCGGACCTCCAGTACGGCCTCCAGATCTCGCGAAGGTTCGTTGACGCCCGCGAGATCAAAAAAAACGCCCGGCGGCTGATGAACCTGCATAACAATGAGGCAGGACGAAAG GTCCTGGAGGAGCAGATGAAGCTGGAGTGTAAGTGTCATGGCGTGTCGGGCTCCTGCACCACGCGGACGTGCTGGACCACGCTGCCGCAGTTCCGCGAGGTGGGCTGGGCGCTGCGGGGGCGGTACGAGCGGGCGGTGCAGGTGGAGGCGGTGCGGGCCGGGTGGCTGAGGCAGCCCACCTTCCTGCGCGTGAAGAAGGCCCAGAGCTACCGCAAGCCAGCCGACACCGACCTGGTGTACATCGAGCGCTCACCGAGCTACTGCGAGCAGGACGGGGTCACGGGCAGCCTGGGCACGCAGGGCCGCGTCTGCAACCgcacctccccccaccccgaCGGCTGCCAGCTCCTCTGCTGCGGCCGCGGCTACAacacacaccagtacacacGCGTGTGGCAGTGCAACTGCAAGTTCCAGTGGTGCTGCTTCGTCCGCTGCAACTCCTGCAGCGAGAGGACTGAGGTGTTCACCTGCAAGTGa